A genomic segment from Diospyros lotus cultivar Yz01 chromosome 5, ASM1463336v1, whole genome shotgun sequence encodes:
- the LOC127802619 gene encoding zeaxanthin epoxidase, chloroplastic-like isoform X2, whose product MSSCNCLSFSNQFLCSLRFSGFRAKKITNGSYSVRCEERGYLGLDQENDGNRKLRILVAGGGIGGLVLALAAKHRGYDVKVFERDLSAVRGEGQHRGPIQLLSSALAVLEAIDEKVARQVVQAGCVTGNRINGLADGISGDWFAKFDLLTPAVKRGLPITQVICRITLQDILVRAVGEDVVSNNSKVVDFVEESGKVKVILEDGRQYEGDVLVGADGIWSKVRSKLFGAQQANYSNYTCYSGLTHFVPPYIDTDVGSGKMQWYAFRKEAPMNDDPPGGKKEKLLELFGSWCTEVVTLISETPENMILRRDIYDRDMIYSWGVGCVTLLGDAAHPMQPNLGQGGCMAIEDCYQLIHELDKVAETFGSEFSLSNEIVSALRRYEKKRMFRVSIAHGMSRMASQMLAGYRPYMNFGFGPLSHLLSWRPMHPAIIVARILLQIFLPQYMVWMIAGHGLW is encoded by the exons ATGTCATCTTGTAACTGTCTTAGTTTTAGCAATCAATTTCTCTGCTCTCTCAGATTCTCTGGGTTTAGAGCAAAGAAAATCACTAATGGAAGCTACAGTGTGAGGTGTGAGGAAAGGGGGTATTTGGGTTTAGATCAAGAAAATGATGGGAACAGAAAGCTGAGGATTTTGGTAGCTGGAGGGGGGATTGGGGGACTGGTCTTGGCTCTGGCAGCAAAACACAGAGGGTACGATGTGAAGGTGTTTGAGAGAGATTTGAGCGCAGTGAGAGGTGAGGGCCAGCACCGTGGCCCGATTCAACTGTTGAGCAGTGCTTTGGCAGTATTGGAAGCCATTGATGAAAAGGTTGCCAGGCAAGTTGTTCAAGCTGGATGTGTTACTGGTAACCGGATCAATGGCCTTGCTGATGGGATCTCAGGCGATTG GTTTGCAAAGTTTGATCTATTGACCCCTGCTGTGAAGAGGGGACTTCCCATCACCCAAGTAATATGTAGAATAACACTGCAAGACATCTTAGTCAGAGCCGTAGGGGAGGATGTAGTTAGCAACAACTCTAAAGTTGTTGACTTTGTGGAAGAATCTGGCAAG GTCAAAGTGATTCTTGAAGATGGAAGACAGTATGAGGGCGATGTTCTGGTTGGGGCAGATGGAATATGGTCAAAA GTGCGTTCAAAACTGTTTGGGGCACAACAGGCAAACTATTCAAACTATACATGCTATAGCGGGCTAACACACTTTGTGCCACCATATATTGATA CAGATGTAGGGAGTGGGAAGATGCAATGGTATGCCTTCCGTAAGGAAGCCCCCATGAACGATGACCCTCCTGGAG GTAAAAAAGAGAAACTTTTGGAACTGTTTGGCAGCTGGTGTACTGAAGTAGTTACACTAATCTCAGAAACACCAGAGAATATGATTTTGAGACGAGATATATATGACAGGGATATGATCTACTCCTGGGGAGTCGGGTGTGTGACTCTGTTAGGTGACGCTGCTCATCCTATGCAGCCAAATCTCGGTCAAGGGGGTTGCATGGCAATTGAG GACTGTTACCAACTCATACATGAGCTTGATAAGGTTGCCGAAACTTTTGGCTCTGAATTTTCCCTGTCAAATGAAATTGTTTCAGCTCTTAGGAG ATACGAGAAGAAAAGAATGTTTCGAGTCAGCATCGCCCACGGGATGAGCCGAATGGCATCACAAATGCTCGCCGGTTACCGACCATATatgaattttggatttggtcCACTATCT CATCTGTTGTCTTGGCGGCCAATGCATCCTGCAATCATTGTTGCACGTATACTTCTGCAAATATTTTTGCCACAATACATGGTTTGGATGATAGCAGGACACGG GTTATGGTGA
- the LOC127802619 gene encoding zeaxanthin epoxidase, chloroplastic-like isoform X1, with protein MSSCNCLSFSNQFLCSLRFSGFRAKKITNGSYSVRCEERGYLGLDQENDGNRKLRILVAGGGIGGLVLALAAKHRGYDVKVFERDLSAVRGEGQHRGPIQLLSSALAVLEAIDEKVARQVVQAGCVTGNRINGLADGISGDWFAKFDLLTPAVKRGLPITQVICRITLQDILVRAVGEDVVSNNSKVVDFVEESGKVKVILEDGRQYEGDVLVGADGIWSKVRSKLFGAQQANYSNYTCYSGLTHFVPPYIDTVGYRVFLGLNQYYVASDVGSGKMQWYAFRKEAPMNDDPPGGKKEKLLELFGSWCTEVVTLISETPENMILRRDIYDRDMIYSWGVGCVTLLGDAAHPMQPNLGQGGCMAIEDCYQLIHELDKVAETFGSEFSLSNEIVSALRRYEKKRMFRVSIAHGMSRMASQMLAGYRPYMNFGFGPLSHLLSWRPMHPAIIVARILLQIFLPQYMVWMIAGHGLW; from the exons ATGTCATCTTGTAACTGTCTTAGTTTTAGCAATCAATTTCTCTGCTCTCTCAGATTCTCTGGGTTTAGAGCAAAGAAAATCACTAATGGAAGCTACAGTGTGAGGTGTGAGGAAAGGGGGTATTTGGGTTTAGATCAAGAAAATGATGGGAACAGAAAGCTGAGGATTTTGGTAGCTGGAGGGGGGATTGGGGGACTGGTCTTGGCTCTGGCAGCAAAACACAGAGGGTACGATGTGAAGGTGTTTGAGAGAGATTTGAGCGCAGTGAGAGGTGAGGGCCAGCACCGTGGCCCGATTCAACTGTTGAGCAGTGCTTTGGCAGTATTGGAAGCCATTGATGAAAAGGTTGCCAGGCAAGTTGTTCAAGCTGGATGTGTTACTGGTAACCGGATCAATGGCCTTGCTGATGGGATCTCAGGCGATTG GTTTGCAAAGTTTGATCTATTGACCCCTGCTGTGAAGAGGGGACTTCCCATCACCCAAGTAATATGTAGAATAACACTGCAAGACATCTTAGTCAGAGCCGTAGGGGAGGATGTAGTTAGCAACAACTCTAAAGTTGTTGACTTTGTGGAAGAATCTGGCAAG GTCAAAGTGATTCTTGAAGATGGAAGACAGTATGAGGGCGATGTTCTGGTTGGGGCAGATGGAATATGGTCAAAA GTGCGTTCAAAACTGTTTGGGGCACAACAGGCAAACTATTCAAACTATACATGCTATAGCGGGCTAACACACTTTGTGCCACCATATATTGATACAGTTGG GTATCGCGTATTTTTGGGATTGAACCAATACTATGTTGCTTCAGATGTAGGGAGTGGGAAGATGCAATGGTATGCCTTCCGTAAGGAAGCCCCCATGAACGATGACCCTCCTGGAG GTAAAAAAGAGAAACTTTTGGAACTGTTTGGCAGCTGGTGTACTGAAGTAGTTACACTAATCTCAGAAACACCAGAGAATATGATTTTGAGACGAGATATATATGACAGGGATATGATCTACTCCTGGGGAGTCGGGTGTGTGACTCTGTTAGGTGACGCTGCTCATCCTATGCAGCCAAATCTCGGTCAAGGGGGTTGCATGGCAATTGAG GACTGTTACCAACTCATACATGAGCTTGATAAGGTTGCCGAAACTTTTGGCTCTGAATTTTCCCTGTCAAATGAAATTGTTTCAGCTCTTAGGAG ATACGAGAAGAAAAGAATGTTTCGAGTCAGCATCGCCCACGGGATGAGCCGAATGGCATCACAAATGCTCGCCGGTTACCGACCATATatgaattttggatttggtcCACTATCT CATCTGTTGTCTTGGCGGCCAATGCATCCTGCAATCATTGTTGCACGTATACTTCTGCAAATATTTTTGCCACAATACATGGTTTGGATGATAGCAGGACACGG GTTATGGTGA